In Isoptericola jiangsuensis, the following proteins share a genomic window:
- the ybeY gene encoding rRNA maturation RNase YbeY, whose amino-acid sequence MSVEVNNESGFEVDEAEFSALARYALDALHVHPASELSIVFVDTATMTDLHVRWMDEPGPTDVMSFPMDELRPGREGEQTPPGTLGDIVLCPEVAVTQAQAAGHSTVEELLLLTTHGILHLLGYDHADSEEEREMFALQRRLLLTFLAGR is encoded by the coding sequence GTGAGCGTCGAGGTCAACAACGAGTCCGGGTTCGAGGTCGACGAGGCCGAGTTCTCCGCCCTCGCCCGCTACGCGCTCGACGCCCTGCACGTCCACCCGGCCAGCGAGCTGTCGATCGTGTTCGTCGACACCGCCACGATGACGGACCTGCACGTGCGCTGGATGGACGAGCCGGGCCCCACCGACGTCATGTCGTTCCCCATGGACGAGCTGCGGCCCGGCCGCGAGGGCGAGCAGACGCCGCCCGGCACGCTCGGCGACATCGTGCTGTGCCCCGAGGTCGCGGTCACCCAGGCGCAGGCCGCCGGGCACTCCACGGTCGAGGAGCTGCTGCTCCTGACGACGCACGGCATCCTGCACCTGCTCGGCTACGACCACGCCGACTCCGAGGAGGAGCGCGAGATGTTCGCGCTCCAGCGGCGGCTGCTGCTCACCTTCCTGGCCGGGCGGTGA
- a CDS encoding PhoH family protein, giving the protein MPSIPAASDRPLGLRPTEHRAEHRVVVPAHVPMVELLGSRDAVLRAVEEGFPGVDVHSRGNEIAVRGPAGDVAVVSQLLDELVQVVESGTALTPEVVSRSVAMLTAATAQRPAEVLTHHILSSRGRTIRPKTVGQKHYVEAIDANTITFGIGPAGTGKTYLAMAKAVQALQAKRVNRIVLTRPAVEAGEKLGFLPGSLSDKIDPYLRPLYDALHDMLDPDAIPRLVESGTIEVAPLAYMRGRTLNDSFVILDEAQNTSAEQMKMFLTRLGFGSTMVITGDATQVDLPGGTASGLQVVEDILTGVDDVEFCRLNSSDVVRHRLVSDIVDAYARWDSAQPADDRRRAPRHDRGGHR; this is encoded by the coding sequence ATGCCGTCGATCCCCGCCGCCTCCGACCGCCCGCTGGGCCTGCGGCCCACCGAGCACCGCGCCGAGCACCGTGTCGTCGTCCCGGCCCACGTCCCCATGGTGGAGCTCCTGGGCAGCCGTGACGCCGTGCTGCGCGCCGTCGAGGAGGGGTTCCCCGGCGTCGACGTGCACTCGCGCGGCAACGAGATCGCCGTCCGCGGTCCCGCCGGCGACGTCGCCGTCGTCTCGCAGCTCCTCGACGAGCTGGTGCAGGTCGTCGAGTCCGGCACCGCCCTGACCCCCGAGGTCGTGTCCCGGTCCGTCGCGATGCTCACCGCCGCGACCGCGCAGCGTCCCGCCGAGGTGCTGACCCACCACATCCTGTCCAGTCGCGGCCGCACCATCCGGCCCAAGACGGTCGGGCAGAAGCACTACGTCGAGGCCATCGACGCCAACACCATCACGTTCGGGATCGGTCCCGCCGGTACCGGCAAGACGTACCTGGCGATGGCGAAGGCCGTCCAGGCGCTCCAGGCCAAGCGGGTCAACCGCATCGTGCTGACCCGCCCGGCCGTCGAGGCGGGGGAGAAGCTCGGGTTCCTGCCCGGCTCGCTGTCGGACAAGATCGACCCCTACCTGCGCCCGCTGTACGACGCGCTGCACGACATGCTCGACCCGGACGCCATCCCGCGGCTGGTCGAGTCCGGCACGATCGAGGTGGCGCCGCTGGCGTACATGCGCGGGCGGACGCTCAACGACTCGTTCGTCATCCTCGACGAGGCGCAGAACACCTCCGCCGAGCAGATGAAGATGTTCCTCACCCGGCTCGGGTTCGGCTCCACCATGGTCATCACGGGCGACGCCACGCAGGTCGACCTGCCCGGCGGCACCGCGTCCGGCCTGCAGGTCGTGGAGGACATCCTCACGGGCGTCGACGACGTCGAGTTCTGCCGCCTGAACAGTTCGGACGTGGTGCGCCACCGGCTGGTGAGCGACATCGTGGACGCGTACGCCCGCTGGGACTCCGCCCAGCCGGCCGACGACCGACGCCGGGCGCCCCGGCACGACCGTGGAGGACACCGGTGA
- a CDS encoding HIT domain-containing protein: MSDNGTDCLFCQIVAGDLPADVVATTDRVVAFRDIDPKAPVHVLVVPREHHGDVSVLAAADPTLLAEVVEVADTVAHDLADGQYRFIFNSGPRAGQSVFHVHGHVLAGTQLGWSPA; this comes from the coding sequence ATGAGCGACAACGGCACCGACTGCCTGTTCTGCCAGATCGTCGCGGGGGACCTGCCCGCCGACGTCGTGGCCACCACCGACCGCGTCGTCGCGTTCCGCGACATCGACCCGAAGGCGCCCGTGCACGTCCTGGTCGTGCCCCGCGAGCACCACGGCGACGTGTCCGTGCTCGCGGCCGCCGACCCCACCCTGCTGGCGGAGGTCGTCGAGGTCGCCGACACCGTCGCGCACGACCTGGCCGACGGCCAGTACCGCTTCATCTTCAACTCCGGCCCGCGCGCGGGCCAGAGCGTCTTCCACGTGCACGGCCACGTCCTGGCCGGCACCCAGCTCGGATGGAGTCCTGCCTGA
- a CDS encoding 16S rRNA (uracil(1498)-N(3))-methyltransferase encodes MSAPVFLADDGTLAGVVVGDLYALGGAEGRHASVVQRRDVGERVDVVDGAGTRLRGVVAAVEPGEVRLRVADVVVEPAPEVVLTLVQALAKGDRDHQAVEAAVEVGVDAVVPWQADRSVVVWRGPRAEKSRARWDALVRAAVKQSRRAWLPPVAEHLTTPRLAARTADVVAAGGAVVVLHEEATTPLAEVVLPAPAPAGSAAPELLVVVGPEGGISAAELDALVAAGAVAARLGPHVLRTSSAGPVAAAILCDRLGRWR; translated from the coding sequence GTGAGCGCGCCGGTGTTCCTCGCCGACGACGGCACCCTCGCGGGTGTCGTCGTCGGCGACCTGTACGCCCTCGGCGGTGCCGAGGGACGCCACGCGAGCGTCGTGCAGCGCCGCGACGTGGGTGAGCGCGTCGACGTCGTCGACGGCGCGGGCACGCGTCTGCGCGGCGTCGTCGCGGCCGTCGAGCCGGGCGAGGTGCGGCTGCGGGTCGCCGACGTGGTCGTCGAGCCCGCCCCCGAGGTCGTCCTCACGCTCGTCCAGGCGCTCGCCAAGGGCGACCGGGACCACCAGGCGGTCGAGGCCGCCGTCGAGGTCGGCGTCGACGCCGTCGTGCCGTGGCAGGCCGACCGCTCGGTCGTCGTGTGGCGCGGCCCGCGCGCCGAGAAGTCCCGCGCGCGCTGGGACGCCCTGGTGCGGGCCGCCGTCAAGCAGTCCCGGCGCGCCTGGCTGCCGCCCGTCGCCGAGCACCTGACCACCCCGCGCCTCGCCGCCCGCACGGCCGACGTCGTCGCCGCCGGGGGCGCCGTCGTCGTCCTGCACGAGGAGGCCACGACGCCGCTGGCGGAGGTCGTCCTGCCCGCCCCCGCGCCGGCCGGGTCCGCGGCGCCCGAGCTGCTCGTCGTCGTCGGGCCCGAGGGCGGCATCTCCGCCGCCGAGCTCGACGCGCTGGTCGCCGCCGGCGCCGTGGCCGCCCGTCTCGGCCCGCACGTGCTGCGGACCTCCAGCGCCGGTCCCGTCGCCGCGGCAATCCTGTGCGACCGGCTGGGCCGGTGGCGGTAG
- the dnaJ gene encoding molecular chaperone DnaJ: MTDYYEILGVERDATPEQIKKAYRRLARELHPDVAGAEGEERFKDVARAYEVLSNREKREQYDMGVDPTAPGGGAGGGFGQGFGFQDIFETFFGGGGQPSGPVPRARRGQDALVRMDIDLTEATFGAKRELQVDTAVVCGTCSGKGCRPGTDLRTCVACHGRGNVQRVARSFLGQVMTTAPCDVCKGFGTIIPEPCAECSGEGRVRSRRTLTVNVPAGVDTGTRIKLTSQGEVGPGGGPAGDLYVEIREKPHEVFVRRGDDLHCTLPVPMTAAALGTVLELDTLDGAQEIDLRPGTQPGQVVTLKGLGVGHLHGNGRGDLNVYVEVQVPTSLDDEQAEALRTLARLRGEERPEPRLAAAHPGVFSRLRDKFSGR; the protein is encoded by the coding sequence GTGACCGACTACTACGAGATCCTCGGCGTCGAGCGCGACGCCACGCCCGAACAGATCAAGAAGGCCTACCGCAGGCTCGCCCGCGAGCTCCACCCGGACGTCGCGGGTGCCGAGGGCGAGGAACGCTTCAAGGACGTCGCGCGCGCCTACGAGGTGCTGTCCAACCGCGAGAAGCGCGAGCAGTACGACATGGGCGTCGACCCCACCGCCCCCGGCGGCGGGGCGGGCGGCGGCTTCGGCCAGGGCTTCGGCTTCCAGGACATCTTCGAGACGTTCTTCGGCGGCGGCGGCCAGCCGTCCGGCCCCGTGCCGCGCGCGCGCCGCGGCCAGGACGCCCTGGTGCGCATGGACATCGACCTCACCGAGGCGACGTTCGGGGCCAAGCGCGAGCTCCAGGTCGACACGGCCGTCGTGTGCGGCACGTGCAGCGGCAAGGGCTGCCGGCCCGGCACCGACCTGCGCACCTGCGTGGCCTGCCACGGCCGCGGCAACGTGCAGCGCGTCGCCCGGTCGTTCCTCGGCCAGGTCATGACGACGGCGCCCTGCGACGTCTGCAAGGGCTTCGGCACGATCATCCCCGAGCCGTGCGCCGAGTGCTCCGGCGAGGGCCGCGTGCGCTCGCGCCGCACCCTCACCGTCAACGTCCCGGCGGGCGTCGACACCGGCACCCGGATCAAGCTGACCTCGCAGGGCGAGGTCGGCCCCGGCGGCGGCCCCGCGGGCGACCTGTACGTCGAGATCCGCGAGAAGCCGCACGAGGTGTTCGTCCGCCGCGGCGACGACCTGCACTGCACCCTGCCGGTCCCGATGACGGCGGCCGCGCTCGGCACCGTGCTCGAGCTCGACACGCTCGACGGCGCCCAGGAGATCGACCTGCGCCCCGGCACGCAGCCCGGCCAGGTCGTCACCCTCAAGGGGCTCGGCGTGGGCCACCTGCACGGCAACGGCCGCGGCGACCTCAACGTGTACGTCGAGGTGCAGGTCCCGACCAGCCTCGACGACGAGCAGGCCGAGGCGCTGCGCACGCTCGCCCGCCTGCGCGGCGAGGAGCGGCCGGAGCCGCGGCTCGCCGCCGCCCACCCGGGCGTGTTCTCCCGCCTGCGGGACAAGTTCAGCGGTCGCTGA
- the hrcA gene encoding heat-inducible transcriptional repressor HrcA, whose translation MSEERRLEVLRAIVEDYVTTREPVGSRMLTERHRLGVSPATIRNDMAALEEAGYIAQPHTSAGRVPTDAGYRLFVDRLAEVRPLNVPQKRAIETFLSEAVDLDDVLSRAGRLIAQLTGQVAVVQYPSLRRSGLRHLELVPVAAGRILVVVITDTGRVEQRFCELPVGPDGAGVGPGLDEAGLGELRARFNAAAAGKRLADLPAAFDALVRATGPELGGVARAVADLVVDTLETETEERVVLAGTANLARSGTTFELGLRPVLEALEEQVVLLGLLTEMSGDGVEVRIGHENRLDGLAEASVVAAGYGSEGDTVATLGSIGPTRMDYPATMASVRAVARYLSRVLPG comes from the coding sequence GTGAGCGAGGAACGCAGGCTCGAGGTGCTGCGCGCCATCGTCGAGGACTACGTCACGACGCGGGAACCCGTGGGTTCGCGCATGCTCACCGAGCGGCACCGGCTCGGCGTCTCGCCCGCCACGATCCGCAACGACATGGCGGCGCTGGAGGAGGCGGGCTACATCGCCCAGCCCCACACGTCCGCCGGGCGCGTGCCCACGGACGCCGGGTACCGCCTGTTCGTCGACCGGCTGGCCGAGGTGCGGCCCCTCAACGTGCCGCAGAAGCGCGCCATCGAGACGTTCCTGTCCGAGGCAGTGGACCTCGACGACGTCCTGTCCCGCGCCGGGCGGCTCATCGCCCAGCTCACCGGCCAGGTCGCCGTCGTGCAGTACCCGTCGCTGCGGCGGTCGGGCCTGCGTCACCTCGAGCTGGTCCCCGTCGCGGCCGGCCGCATCCTCGTCGTCGTCATCACGGACACGGGTCGCGTGGAGCAGCGCTTCTGCGAGCTCCCCGTCGGCCCCGACGGCGCGGGCGTCGGACCCGGTCTCGACGAGGCCGGGCTCGGCGAGCTGCGCGCCCGGTTCAACGCCGCGGCCGCGGGCAAGCGCCTCGCGGACCTGCCGGCGGCGTTCGACGCGCTCGTGCGGGCCACCGGGCCCGAGCTGGGCGGCGTCGCGCGGGCCGTCGCGGACCTCGTCGTCGACACGCTCGAGACCGAGACCGAGGAACGGGTCGTGCTCGCGGGCACCGCGAACCTGGCCCGCTCCGGCACGACCTTCGAGCTCGGGCTGCGGCCCGTGCTGGAGGCGCTCGAGGAGCAGGTCGTGCTGCTGGGCCTGCTCACCGAGATGTCCGGCGACGGCGTCGAGGTCCGCATCGGCCACGAGAACCGGCTCGACGGGCTGGCGGAGGCCAGCGTCGTCGCGGCCGGGTACGGCAGCGAGGGCGACACCGTCGCCACGCTCGGCTCCATCGGCCCGACCCGCATGGACTACCCCGCCACCATGGCGTCGGTGCGTGCCGTGGCCCGCTACCTCTCCCGCGTCCTGCCGGGCTGA
- a CDS encoding ATP-binding protein, with product MAPDPAPLVGRDDELAALRRTVDDARRGDGGTVVVSGEAGIGKTRLVAEVLGGLGPDVLVARGQCADSGSGPVPYAGLSGVVRDLVDALGAADVLAAAGPAADALGAVLPGLVAQRPGVASGRGPEVLADLLATLAAERPVVVVLEDLHWSDDAARSVLDRLARAAHGTSLAVLATYRSDDVGRRHPLRTTLAELDRARLAARLEVGPLDADGVAALARAVDPQAGADGVALAELVERSGGVPFYVEELACCLGADLPLSLRDVLLVRYSQLSAGAQELCRAVAAAGQRAPLDLLATVLGEDTLAAAEPAVREAVDAVVLVVEADGYRFRHALLQEAVADELLPSERRRLHTAYAQALAALPATVPRLAEIADHWWHAHLPDRALAAAVAGQAAAGHDAASSTAVALGERALELWDLVPGAEQVTGTTHHELLLAVAEAQHSASRLDRALALTRQALAEWPADDAAGRASTLGQVAVHMLRTGDESGRALLDEALATAPPDALGTVGPLLRLKARTAMLDGDHVTAVDASDRGLVAARAAGDRALEAVLFNTRGVARVDGGDLDGVADLEESRRLAGDDWDAMSRFHTNMSDQHLKLGEFEQARALAADGADGARERGAGWGIRAMLEGNVAEALIGLGRWDEAAAWYERSVPLVAPSQFAVYLTERWTWLTLWRGDVEAAQAMGRRYRTPWMRHDRIEMQVRSRVRTTLAELALERGDVDEALDLVRPVLEPGRLTGAYALALLVVAARALAQARAQGRTVDDAPFRETLAATAWPTHELWATLFAAELGEAPWSAVAASGPDDGAPAHWRPYALLRDGQAHLDAEDRPGARGLLTAAVEAADVIGAGLVSARAAALLDDAGLAARRPRGASPAAADGLAGLTERERQVLDLVAQGLTNGQVAERLFISRKTASVHVSAILRKLGVASRTEAAVRARTASSS from the coding sequence ATGGCACCGGACCCCGCACCGCTGGTCGGCCGCGACGACGAGCTGGCGGCGCTGCGCCGCACCGTGGACGACGCGCGGCGGGGGGACGGCGGGACGGTCGTCGTGTCCGGCGAGGCCGGGATCGGCAAGACACGGCTCGTCGCGGAGGTGCTGGGCGGCCTCGGCCCGGACGTGCTGGTCGCGCGCGGGCAGTGCGCGGACTCCGGCTCGGGCCCTGTCCCGTACGCCGGACTGTCCGGGGTGGTGCGCGACCTCGTCGACGCCCTGGGCGCGGCCGACGTGCTCGCGGCCGCGGGCCCCGCCGCGGACGCGCTCGGCGCCGTCCTGCCGGGCCTGGTCGCGCAGCGCCCGGGCGTGGCGAGCGGCCGCGGCCCCGAGGTGCTGGCCGACCTCCTGGCGACCCTCGCGGCCGAGCGGCCCGTCGTCGTCGTGCTGGAGGACCTCCACTGGTCCGACGACGCGGCCCGCAGCGTCCTGGACCGGCTCGCCCGGGCGGCGCACGGCACCTCGCTGGCCGTCCTGGCGACGTACCGCAGCGACGACGTGGGACGGCGCCACCCGCTGCGCACCACGCTCGCGGAGCTCGACCGGGCCCGGCTGGCGGCGCGGCTCGAGGTCGGTCCGCTCGACGCGGACGGCGTCGCGGCCCTCGCGCGGGCCGTCGACCCGCAGGCGGGTGCCGACGGCGTGGCGCTGGCGGAGCTGGTGGAGCGGTCGGGCGGGGTCCCGTTCTACGTCGAGGAGCTGGCCTGCTGCCTCGGCGCGGACCTGCCGCTGTCGTTGCGCGACGTGCTGCTGGTCCGCTACTCCCAGCTGTCCGCGGGCGCGCAGGAGCTGTGCCGCGCGGTGGCCGCGGCCGGGCAGCGCGCGCCCCTCGACCTGCTCGCCACGGTCCTCGGCGAGGACACGCTGGCCGCGGCGGAGCCCGCCGTGCGCGAGGCCGTGGACGCCGTGGTGCTGGTCGTCGAGGCGGACGGCTACCGGTTCCGGCACGCCCTCCTGCAGGAGGCGGTCGCCGACGAGCTGCTGCCCTCCGAGCGGCGGCGCCTGCACACCGCGTACGCGCAGGCGCTGGCGGCGCTGCCCGCGACGGTGCCGCGCCTCGCGGAGATCGCGGACCACTGGTGGCACGCGCACCTGCCCGACCGGGCGCTCGCCGCGGCGGTCGCGGGCCAGGCCGCCGCCGGGCACGACGCCGCGTCGTCGACGGCGGTGGCGCTCGGCGAGCGGGCGCTGGAGCTGTGGGACCTCGTGCCGGGCGCCGAGCAGGTCACCGGCACCACGCACCACGAGCTCCTGCTCGCCGTCGCGGAGGCCCAGCACTCCGCGAGCCGGCTCGACCGGGCGCTGGCGCTGACCCGGCAGGCGCTCGCCGAGTGGCCGGCCGACGACGCGGCCGGGCGGGCCAGCACGCTCGGCCAGGTCGCGGTCCACATGCTGCGCACCGGTGACGAGTCCGGGCGGGCGCTGCTGGACGAGGCTCTCGCGACGGCCCCGCCGGACGCCCTGGGCACCGTCGGCCCCCTGCTGCGGCTCAAGGCGCGCACGGCCATGCTCGACGGGGACCACGTGACCGCGGTCGACGCCTCCGACCGCGGGCTCGTCGCGGCCCGGGCCGCGGGCGACCGCGCCCTGGAGGCGGTGCTGTTCAACACGCGCGGCGTCGCCCGCGTGGACGGCGGCGACCTCGACGGCGTGGCCGACCTGGAGGAGTCGCGGCGCCTCGCGGGCGACGACTGGGACGCGATGAGCCGGTTCCACACCAACATGTCGGACCAGCACCTCAAGCTCGGCGAGTTCGAGCAGGCGCGGGCCCTGGCGGCGGACGGCGCGGACGGCGCCCGCGAGCGCGGCGCCGGATGGGGCATCCGCGCGATGCTCGAGGGGAACGTCGCCGAGGCCCTCATCGGGCTCGGCCGCTGGGACGAGGCCGCCGCCTGGTACGAGCGGTCGGTGCCGCTCGTGGCGCCCAGCCAGTTCGCCGTCTACCTCACCGAGCGCTGGACGTGGCTCACGCTGTGGCGCGGTGACGTCGAGGCCGCGCAGGCGATGGGCCGGCGGTACCGCACGCCGTGGATGCGCCACGACCGCATCGAGATGCAGGTCCGGTCCCGGGTGCGGACCACCCTCGCCGAGCTCGCCCTGGAGCGCGGCGACGTCGACGAGGCGCTGGACCTGGTCAGGCCGGTGCTGGAGCCCGGCCGCCTCACCGGTGCGTACGCCCTCGCCCTGCTGGTGGTCGCCGCCCGCGCGCTCGCGCAGGCCCGCGCGCAGGGCCGCACCGTCGACGACGCCCCCTTCCGGGAGACGCTCGCCGCCACGGCGTGGCCCACCCACGAGCTCTGGGCGACGCTGTTCGCCGCCGAGCTGGGCGAGGCCCCGTGGTCGGCCGTCGCGGCGTCGGGGCCCGACGACGGCGCCCCGGCGCACTGGCGCCCGTACGCGCTGCTGCGCGACGGTCAGGCGCACCTCGACGCCGAGGACCGGCCGGGCGCGCGCGGCCTGCTCACGGCCGCCGTGGAGGCCGCGGACGTGATCGGCGCCGGGCTGGTCTCCGCGCGGGCCGCGGCGCTGCTGGACGACGCCGGGCTCGCCGCCCGCCGCCCGCGCGGCGCGTCCCCCGCCGCGGCCGACGGCCTCGCGGGGCTCACCGAGCGGGAGCGGCAGGTGCTCGACCTGGTGGCGCAGGGGCTGACGAACGGCCAGGTGGCCGAGCGCCTCTTCATCTCGCGCAAGACGGCCTCCGTCCACGTCTCGGCGATCCTGCGCAAGCTCGGCGTGGCGAGCCGGACCGAGGCGGCGGTCCGGGCCCGCACCGCGTCGTCGTCCTAG